One Rhodococcus sp. P1Y DNA window includes the following coding sequences:
- the lnt gene encoding apolipoprotein N-acyltransferase gives MTREPRALVRVPLTSIAAVLSGLLLFASFPPRHLWFLAPVGVAILVASLTRFGHPDAATKKGGFGYGFLAGLGFFVPLLPWIGVYVGPVPWLALAAAESVFIGLFGVIAVMLSRSRWWPLSIALAWSLLEWARSSFPFGGFPWGRLAFGQPDGWLLPLASIGGAPLLSFGTALTGCGLAALAHCVFVRRSAGTLVSAVAATAAASVVAVALLPTLASNDAEDGERTITVAAIQGSVPRLGLDFNSQRRAVLDNHVRETLRLADDIEAGRQPVPDVVVWPENASDIDPLRNADAAALITEASSAVGAPILVGSVLVNDDRTTTNSVIVWNGAAGPGERHDKKIIQPFGEYLPYRSFFRLFSEYADRAGYFVPGTGNGVVHADGTAIGIATCYEVAFDRALSESVRSGAQFIAIPTNNATFGDTEMTYQQLAMSRVRAVEHGRSVVVAATSGISATVSVRGQVIQQSDLFVPETLVQQIPLRSDTTIATELGGIPEAVLCVFAGLFVLLRVVASRKTNL, from the coding sequence ATGACGCGTGAACCTCGGGCGCTCGTGCGGGTACCGCTGACCTCCATCGCTGCTGTTCTGTCCGGCCTGCTTCTGTTCGCAAGCTTTCCGCCGCGACATCTCTGGTTCCTGGCCCCGGTGGGCGTCGCGATTCTCGTCGCCTCGTTGACACGATTCGGGCACCCGGATGCGGCAACGAAGAAGGGCGGATTCGGATACGGATTTCTCGCCGGACTCGGCTTCTTCGTTCCGCTTCTTCCATGGATCGGTGTGTACGTCGGCCCGGTTCCGTGGCTCGCACTCGCCGCCGCGGAATCGGTGTTCATCGGCCTGTTCGGTGTAATTGCCGTGATGTTGTCGCGATCACGGTGGTGGCCGCTGTCGATCGCTCTGGCCTGGAGCCTGCTCGAGTGGGCGCGATCCTCGTTTCCGTTCGGTGGATTTCCCTGGGGCCGTCTGGCATTCGGTCAACCGGATGGTTGGCTACTGCCGCTCGCCAGCATCGGAGGAGCGCCCCTGCTCAGTTTCGGAACTGCGTTGACCGGCTGTGGCTTGGCAGCGCTGGCGCACTGCGTCTTCGTTCGTCGCAGTGCGGGAACACTCGTATCGGCCGTTGCAGCAACGGCAGCCGCGTCCGTCGTTGCGGTAGCCCTTCTCCCTACCCTCGCGTCCAACGATGCCGAGGACGGTGAGCGAACTATCACAGTTGCTGCGATTCAGGGGAGCGTCCCGAGGCTCGGGCTCGACTTCAATTCACAGCGCAGAGCAGTACTCGACAACCATGTTCGCGAAACTTTGAGACTGGCCGACGATATCGAGGCGGGGAGACAACCAGTCCCCGACGTCGTGGTCTGGCCCGAAAATGCTTCGGACATCGATCCGCTCAGAAATGCCGACGCCGCAGCTCTGATCACGGAGGCGTCGAGCGCAGTCGGTGCTCCCATCCTTGTCGGTTCCGTGCTGGTCAACGACGACAGGACTACGACCAACTCGGTAATCGTGTGGAACGGCGCAGCCGGACCAGGGGAGCGCCACGACAAGAAGATCATCCAGCCGTTCGGCGAGTACCTGCCTTATCGGAGTTTTTTCAGGTTGTTCTCCGAGTACGCGGATCGTGCCGGGTATTTCGTCCCGGGCACTGGCAATGGTGTTGTGCACGCTGACGGCACCGCGATCGGAATTGCTACGTGCTACGAGGTGGCGTTCGATCGTGCGCTTTCCGAATCAGTTCGGTCGGGTGCGCAATTCATCGCGATTCCGACGAACAACGCGACATTCGGTGATACCGAAATGACCTATCAGCAGCTTGCCATGTCACGGGTTCGTGCCGTCGAGCACGGCCGGTCGGTCGTGGTCGCTGCGACGAGCGGGATCAGCGCCACCGTTTCGGTCCGAGGGCAGGTAATCCAGCAGTCCGATCTCTTCGTCCCCGAGACGCTTGTTCAGCAGATCCCACTCCGTTCCGACACGACCATCGCGACCGAGCTCGGAGGAATCCCAGAAGCAGTTCTGTGTGTTTTCGCTGGACTGTTCGTACTACTCCGCGTGGTGGCGTCTCGTAAAACAAACCTATAG